The proteins below are encoded in one region of Arenibacter algicola:
- a CDS encoding response regulator, whose product MKAKTVLLIENCDLDAILIKESLKQNGKLCNINLLQHRGEVAAYFEKLIVQKKNEIPDLIIANWELIMNNGVNMLSPLSSLENSFIPVVIFTSSGPDMRPHFNKQTCCYIKKPLDVREFLAIIKEIKYSWLSFVN is encoded by the coding sequence ATGAAAGCAAAAACTGTTCTTTTGATAGAAAACTGTGACCTTGACGCAATATTGATTAAGGAGTCTTTAAAACAAAATGGTAAACTATGTAATATTAATTTGTTGCAACACCGCGGAGAAGTAGCGGCATATTTTGAGAAGCTAATAGTTCAAAAGAAAAATGAAATTCCGGATTTGATCATTGCGAATTGGGAACTTATAATGAATAACGGGGTAAACATGCTATCTCCGTTAAGCAGTTTGGAAAATTCTTTTATTCCTGTTGTAATATTTACTTCGAGTGGGCCAGATATGCGGCCCCATTTTAATAAACAAACCTGTTGCTATATAAAAAAGCCCTTGGATGTTAGGGAGTTTCTGGCAATAATCAAAGAAATTAAATATTCTTGGTTGAGCTTTGTCAACTAG